In Bufo gargarizans isolate SCDJY-AF-19 chromosome 5, ASM1485885v1, whole genome shotgun sequence, the following are encoded in one genomic region:
- the DCAF13 gene encoding DDB1- and CUL4-associated factor 13: protein MKVKVLCRNPDDYVRETKKDLPRVPRNYDPSLHPFEVPREYARALNATKLERVFAKPFVAALEGHRDGINCMAKHPKSLSTVLSGACDGEVKIWNLTTRKCTRTVQAHEGFVRGMCVRFCGTSFFTVGDDKTVKQWKMESPGYGEKEEPIHTVLGKSVFTGVDHHWRKAVFATCGQQVDIWDEQRTSPMRSYTWGVDSITSVKFNPVETHVLGSCAADRSIVLYDIRKPTPLKKIILEMRTNALCWNPMEAFIFTAANENYKLYTYDMRNMEAPVCVHMDHVSAVLDVDYSPTGKEFVTASFDKSVRIFASTSGHSREVYHTKRMQHVTCVRWSSDNKYILCGSDEMNIRIWKANASEKLGLLSPRERAAQNYNQKLKEKFKHHPQIRRISRHRHLPRPIYSQIHEQRVMKEARRKKDLNRRKHSKKGTVPIIPEKKKHVVAVLE from the exons TTCCACGTAACTATGACCCCTCGCTCCACCCATTTGAAGTACCGCGTGAATACGCCAGAGCCTTAAATGCCACCAAGCTGGAGCGGGTGTTTGCCAAGCCTTTCGTTGCGGCACTGGAAGGTCACAGAGATGGGATCAACTGTATGGCGAAGCATCCCAAGAGCCTGTCCACAGTGCTCTCAGGGGCCTGTGATGGAGAG GTGAAGATTTGGAATCTGACCACACGAAAATGCACGCGAACAGTACAAGCGCATGAAGGCTTTGTCCGAGGAATGTGTGTCCGATTCTGTGGGACTTCTTTTTTTACA GTTGGTGATGACAAAACAGTGAAGCAGTGGAAGATGGAAAGTCCAGGATATGGCGAGAAAGAGGAGCCAATCCACACAGTTCTAGGGAAG TCAGTCTTTACAGGCGTGGACCACCACTGGAGGAAGGCTGTGTTTGCTACGTGTGGACAGCAAGTGGATATCTGGGATGAACAGAGGACCTCTCCTATGCGATCCTACACCTGGGGAGTTGACAGCATCACCTCTGTGAAATTTAATCCTGTTGAG ACACACGTGTTAGGAAGCTGTGCTGCTGATAGGAGTATTGTCCTGTATGACATACGGAAGCCAACACCACTGAAAAAG ATTATTCTAGAAATGAGGACAAATGCGCTCTGCTGGAACCCTATGGAAGCCTTTATTTTTACTGCAGCTAATGAGAACTACAA ATTGTACACATATGACATGCGAAACATGGAAGCCCCCGTATGTGTACATATGGACCATGTGTCAGCTGTCCTGGATGTTGACTACTCTCCAACCGGGAAAGAATTTGTGACCGCCAGCTTTGATAAATCAGTTCGCATCTTTGCCTCTACAAGTGGGCACAGCAG GGAAGTGTATCACACAAAGAGGATGCAGCACGTCACCTGCGTCCGGTGGTCTTCCGACAACAAGTACATTCTCTGCGGCTCGGACGAAATGAACATCCGTATTTGGAAAGCAAACGCCTCCGAGAAACTTGGCCTG TTATCACCACGAGAGAGGGCTGCACAGAACTACAACCAGAAACTGAAGGAAAAATTCAAGCATCACCCCCAGATCAGGAGAATCTCCCGCCACAGACACCTCCCCAGGCCCATATACAGCCAGATACATGAGCAGCGCGTCATGAAGGAGGCTCGCCGCAAGAA ggATTTGAATCGGCGCAAACACAGCAAAAAGGGCACGGTGCCCATCATACCAGAGAAGAAgaagcatgtggtggcagtgctgGAATGA